One genomic region from Vibrio cyclitrophicus encodes:
- a CDS encoding DUF2802 domain-containing protein, producing the protein MFEALPISPVALIAGVGVFTLFIVILISKVKRAIQKQLDQSRLQIRNLDKELQKSSKQLLEVRSVVVGLGQKVTEQQDLIKHLNERIVELEHADTDGRLYTRATKMVQLGAGINELIEECELPKAEAELMMSLQNKLAGKEKIPSLRSNPSSLDGQPAASRERRDPPRRR; encoded by the coding sequence ATGTTTGAAGCGCTTCCTATAAGCCCTGTTGCTCTGATAGCGGGAGTTGGGGTTTTTACGTTATTCATCGTAATTTTGATTAGCAAAGTAAAACGTGCGATTCAAAAACAGCTCGATCAATCACGTCTGCAAATTCGAAATTTGGATAAAGAGCTTCAAAAATCGAGTAAGCAATTACTTGAGGTTCGCTCTGTCGTGGTTGGGCTTGGTCAAAAAGTGACTGAGCAGCAAGATCTGATTAAGCACTTGAATGAACGTATTGTTGAGCTGGAACATGCTGATACCGATGGACGCTTGTACACTCGTGCAACGAAAATGGTTCAACTGGGCGCTGGAATTAACGAACTAATTGAAGAGTGTGAACTGCCGAAAGCGGAAGCTGAGCTCATGATGTCTTTGCAGAATAAGCTCGCAGGTAAAGAGAAAATTCCTTCGTTAAGAAGTAATCCTTCATCGCTAGATGGACAACCGGCCGCTTCTCGTGAACGAAGAGACCCACCTCGACGTCGTTAA
- the ccmE gene encoding cytochrome c maturation protein CcmE, producing the protein MNPRRKKRLGIILAIFFGISATVGLMVYALNQNMDLFYTPTELVNGKDGKKPEVGQRLRIGGMVVVGSVSRDNESLRVSFDLADVGPKVTILYDGILPDLFREGQGIVAQGVLKDATTIEAFEVLAKHDEEYMPSEVAEAMKKTHEPLQYTTEQKEGNAQ; encoded by the coding sequence ATGAACCCAAGACGTAAAAAGAGGCTAGGCATTATCTTAGCGATCTTTTTTGGTATCAGTGCGACTGTTGGATTGATGGTTTACGCACTTAACCAGAACATGGATCTGTTCTATACACCAACTGAGCTGGTTAACGGAAAAGATGGTAAAAAACCAGAAGTGGGTCAACGTCTACGCATTGGTGGAATGGTCGTAGTTGGCTCTGTAAGCCGTGACAATGAATCATTGCGTGTAAGCTTCGATTTGGCTGATGTCGGCCCTAAAGTAACAATATTATACGATGGCATCCTTCCTGACCTTTTCCGTGAAGGCCAAGGTATTGTTGCTCAAGGTGTCCTTAAAGACGCGACGACAATTGAAGCGTTCGAGGTATTGGCAAAGCATGATGAAGAGTACATGCCTTCTGAAGTTGCAGAAGCAATGAAGAAAACCCATGAGCCTTTGCAATACACGACTGAACAAAAAGAAGGAAATGCTCAATGA
- a CDS encoding heme ABC transporter permease — MWKWLHPYAKAETSYQLAGKLLPWFSILALLCLSAGTVWGLAFAPSDYQQGDSFRIIYIHVPSAIWSMGVYMSMAIAAFIGLVWQVRLSDMAALAMAPIGAVFTFIALLTGAVWGKPMWGAWWVWDARLTSELILLFLYLGVIALHHAFDDQKTAAKAAGILAIVGVINLPIIHFSVEWWNTLHQGATITKFDKPSISSDMLWPLLLNIFGFAFFFGAVTMVRFRNEILSKESHRPWVRKLAAEKA; from the coding sequence ATGTGGAAATGGCTCCATCCCTACGCCAAAGCAGAAACCTCATATCAGCTTGCTGGTAAACTTCTGCCGTGGTTTTCGATCCTAGCGCTATTGTGTCTATCCGCTGGTACTGTATGGGGGCTAGCATTTGCGCCTTCAGATTACCAACAAGGCGATAGTTTCCGAATTATCTACATCCATGTTCCGTCTGCAATTTGGTCAATGGGCGTGTACATGTCTATGGCGATAGCTGCCTTCATCGGCTTGGTATGGCAGGTAAGGCTATCTGACATGGCCGCATTGGCGATGGCGCCGATTGGTGCTGTATTTACCTTCATTGCATTGTTAACGGGTGCGGTTTGGGGTAAACCAATGTGGGGCGCTTGGTGGGTTTGGGATGCTCGTTTGACCTCTGAGCTGATTCTTCTATTCCTATACTTGGGTGTGATTGCTCTACACCATGCTTTTGATGACCAAAAAACGGCGGCAAAAGCGGCAGGCATTTTGGCTATCGTGGGTGTCATCAACCTACCTATTATTCATTTTTCAGTAGAGTGGTGGAACACGCTTCACCAAGGTGCGACGATCACCAAGTTCGACAAACCTTCTATTTCTAGTGACATGCTATGGCCGCTTCTTCTCAACATCTTCGGCTTCGCTTTTTTCTTTGGTGCTGTGACGATGGTTCGTTTCAGAAACGAAATCCTAAGCAAAGAAAGTCACCGTCCATGGGTTCGCAAACTTGCGGCTGAAAAAGCGTAG
- a CDS encoding chemotaxis protein CheW — translation MSANKELTVERPSLSSEQALDDYFTALLGDENFESDELFVDECDDESQSEEPEPEPEPEPEPEPEPEPEPERQLATHYSSYAEIRAAEFEVPNLEDVQKLLSRLEATNIVDDLNLDELMDQNTQKIAQQADMPMFDAAVESVQVFTEPEIQDWNLPEPELSIVAEPQIELQQAEDELLETEQTEAKIEYSEIEVEAPEVEVQEPDIETVIEPETQVGGADQFTSWESTVRTEDFQVLYFDVNGVTFAVPLDELGGIHRLEELSHIIGKPAWYLGLQTNRDSQLDVVDTAKWVMSEKLSGDEYKENYQYIVMLGESLWGLAGTELKGTELLNTDKVRWREMAGKRPWLAGMVKEKMCALIHVEALIAMLNAGLDVKALS, via the coding sequence ATGAGCGCGAATAAAGAACTAACAGTAGAGCGTCCAAGCTTATCGAGTGAACAAGCATTGGATGATTACTTTACTGCGCTACTAGGCGATGAAAACTTTGAATCTGACGAGCTTTTTGTTGACGAGTGTGATGATGAGTCACAATCTGAAGAGCCAGAGCCAGAGCCAGAGCCAGAGCCAGAGCCAGAGCCAGAGCCAGAGCCAGAGCCAGAGCGTCAATTAGCGACTCATTACTCAAGCTATGCCGAAATACGTGCAGCTGAATTTGAGGTTCCTAATCTTGAGGATGTTCAGAAACTACTGAGCCGTCTAGAGGCGACTAACATTGTCGATGACCTCAATCTTGATGAGTTGATGGATCAGAATACACAGAAAATCGCTCAGCAAGCCGACATGCCAATGTTCGATGCCGCTGTAGAATCTGTTCAAGTATTTACTGAACCTGAAATTCAAGACTGGAACTTGCCAGAACCAGAGTTATCCATTGTTGCAGAACCTCAAATCGAATTGCAGCAAGCTGAAGATGAATTGCTAGAAACTGAACAAACAGAAGCGAAAATAGAATATTCCGAGATAGAGGTTGAAGCTCCTGAAGTCGAAGTTCAAGAACCTGATATTGAGACAGTTATTGAACCTGAAACTCAAGTTGGAGGAGCTGACCAGTTTACTTCTTGGGAAAGCACAGTTCGAACTGAAGATTTCCAAGTCTTGTATTTTGATGTAAACGGCGTGACCTTTGCGGTACCACTTGATGAGTTAGGTGGCATTCACCGCCTTGAAGAGTTAAGTCATATCATTGGTAAGCCAGCTTGGTATTTAGGTTTACAAACTAACCGCGATAGCCAACTAGATGTGGTCGATACCGCAAAATGGGTGATGTCCGAGAAACTATCGGGTGACGAATACAAAGAAAACTATCAATATATAGTCATGCTTGGAGAAAGCTTGTGGGGCCTCGCGGGCACCGAGCTAAAGGGCACAGAGTTACTTAATACAGATAAAGTACGTTGGCGAGAAATGGCAGGGAAACGTCCATGGCTCGCCGGTATGGTAAAAGAAAAAATGTGTGCTTTGATCCATGTTGAAGCATTAATCGCCATGCTAAACGCAGGGCTAGATGTAAAAGCATTAAGCTAA
- a CDS encoding heme lyase CcmF/NrfE family subunit: MIAEIGHFAMILSLGLALLLSVLPLYGAARNNTLLMNSARPLSWGMFGFLAISFFILCYAFYTNDFTIQYVASNSNSQLPWYYRITAVWGAHEGSLLLWVLIQAGWTVAVATFSRGMPQESVARVLAIMGLITVGFLLFIIVTSNPFLRTLPFFPVDGRDLNPLLQDPGLIIHPPMLYMGYVGFSVAFSFAIASLMSGRLDTAWARWSRPWTIAAWLFLTVGIALGSWWAYYELGWGGWWFWDPVENASFMPWLAGTALMHSLAVTEKRGTFKAWTVLLAISAFSLSLLGTFLVRSGILVSVHAFASDPARGMFILGFLVFVIGGSLLLFAVKGASVRVRGNFDLVSRENALLGNNILLIAALVVVLVGTLLPLVHKQLGLGSVSIGAPFFDMLFFWLMIPFSFLLGIGPLIRWKRDNLSKLVKPMLVSGAFSLGLSALIVALLADRFSGTAFAGWVMAFWIIFMHGFELYERATHRHTFLKGLTKLPRSHWAMMCGHIGLAVTVIGIAMVQNYSIERDVRLAPGESYQLEEYDFLFTGVRDKDGPNYDGYIADFEITKEGKYINTLHAEKRFYTTAKSMMTEAAIDRGVTRDLYIAMGERLDDNKSWAVRIYYKPFVRWIWAGSLIMAIGGVIAISDRRYRFRKPTKKSAQEQEA; the protein is encoded by the coding sequence ATGATAGCCGAGATCGGCCATTTTGCGATGATCCTGTCCTTGGGACTTGCATTGCTGCTCAGCGTGCTCCCATTGTATGGAGCCGCTCGAAATAACACATTATTAATGAATAGCGCACGACCGTTGTCGTGGGGCATGTTCGGATTCTTAGCGATTTCGTTCTTTATCCTGTGTTACGCGTTTTACACCAATGATTTTACAATCCAATACGTAGCAAGTAACTCGAATAGCCAACTGCCTTGGTACTATCGTATTACTGCCGTTTGGGGCGCTCACGAAGGTTCGTTACTGCTTTGGGTTCTTATTCAAGCAGGTTGGACGGTAGCAGTAGCGACGTTTAGCCGTGGTATGCCTCAAGAGTCTGTGGCTCGCGTACTGGCTATCATGGGCTTGATAACGGTCGGCTTCTTGCTGTTCATTATCGTAACGTCTAACCCGTTCCTACGTACATTGCCTTTCTTCCCTGTCGACGGTCGTGATTTGAACCCGTTATTGCAAGATCCGGGTTTGATTATTCACCCGCCAATGCTTTATATGGGTTATGTAGGTTTCTCTGTAGCGTTCTCTTTTGCAATTGCTTCTCTAATGAGCGGTCGTTTAGATACGGCATGGGCTCGTTGGTCGCGCCCTTGGACAATTGCCGCATGGTTGTTCCTAACGGTAGGTATCGCACTAGGTTCATGGTGGGCTTACTACGAACTTGGCTGGGGTGGCTGGTGGTTCTGGGATCCAGTAGAAAACGCTTCATTTATGCCTTGGTTGGCTGGTACTGCATTGATGCATTCGCTAGCGGTAACAGAAAAGCGTGGCACATTTAAAGCTTGGACAGTGTTACTGGCTATCTCTGCATTCTCACTAAGCTTACTAGGTACATTCTTAGTTCGTTCGGGCATTTTGGTTTCTGTTCACGCATTCGCGTCAGATCCTGCTCGTGGTATGTTTATTTTAGGTTTCCTAGTCTTTGTTATCGGCGGTTCACTGCTGTTGTTTGCTGTTAAAGGCGCATCCGTTCGCGTTCGCGGTAACTTCGATCTGGTTTCTCGTGAAAACGCGCTACTTGGCAACAACATCTTATTGATTGCAGCGCTTGTCGTTGTGTTAGTCGGTACGCTACTACCATTAGTTCACAAACAGCTAGGCTTAGGCTCAGTATCTATCGGTGCTCCGTTCTTTGACATGTTGTTCTTCTGGTTAATGATTCCGTTCTCTTTCCTTTTAGGCATCGGCCCACTGATCCGCTGGAAACGAGACAACCTGTCAAAGCTCGTTAAACCTATGCTGGTTTCTGGTGCATTTTCACTTGGCTTGAGCGCACTAATAGTTGCTTTATTGGCTGACCGCTTCAGTGGTACTGCCTTTGCTGGTTGGGTAATGGCATTCTGGATTATCTTCATGCACGGTTTTGAGCTGTATGAACGTGCGACTCACCGTCACACATTCCTGAAAGGTCTAACTAAGCTACCTCGTAGCCACTGGGCAATGATGTGTGGTCACATTGGTTTAGCCGTGACAGTGATTGGTATCGCGATGGTGCAAAACTACAGCATCGAACGAGATGTACGTCTGGCGCCAGGTGAAAGCTACCAACTTGAAGAATACGACTTCCTATTCACAGGCGTTCGTGACAAAGATGGTCCTAACTACGATGGCTATATTGCTGATTTTGAAATTACCAAAGAAGGCAAGTACATCAACACGCTTCACGCTGAAAAACGTTTCTACACCACAGCTAAGTCTATGATGACAGAAGCAGCGATTGACCGTGGCGTAACACGTGACCTTTATATCGCAATGGGTGAGCGTTTAGACGATAACAAGTCGTGGGCTGTTCGTATTTACTACAAACCATTTGTACGTTGGATTTGGGCAGGTTCGCTGATCATGGCGATTGGTGGTGTGATCGCTATCAGTGACCGTCGTTACCGTTTCCGTAAGCCAACGAAAAAGTCGGCTCAAGAGCAGGAGGCTTAA
- a CDS encoding ParA family protein, with protein MIVWSVANQKGGVGKTTTTVTLAGLLALKGHRVLLVDTDPHASLTTYLGYDSDNVESSLFDLFQLREFTAQTVRPLILQTEVEGIDIIPAHMSLATLDRVMGNRSGMGLILKRALAALKDDYDYVLIDCPPILGVMMVNALAGSDRILIPVQTEFLAMKGLERMIRTLAIMQKSRKTPFKVTIVPTMYDKRTKASLQTLTQLKDDYPNQVWTSAVPIDTKFRDASLKRLPASHFASGSRGVFAYKQLLIYLERLAINERE; from the coding sequence ATGATTGTTTGGAGTGTTGCAAACCAAAAAGGTGGTGTTGGCAAAACAACCACAACAGTGACCTTAGCAGGCTTACTTGCTTTAAAAGGGCACCGAGTATTGTTGGTTGATACTGACCCGCATGCATCACTAACCACGTATCTGGGTTACGACTCAGATAACGTGGAGTCGAGCTTGTTTGATCTATTTCAATTGCGAGAGTTTACGGCGCAGACAGTAAGACCTTTGATTTTGCAAACGGAAGTCGAAGGTATCGATATTATTCCTGCACATATGTCATTGGCGACACTCGATCGTGTTATGGGTAATCGCAGTGGTATGGGGCTTATCTTGAAGCGTGCTTTAGCTGCGCTAAAAGATGACTATGATTATGTGCTAATCGATTGTCCGCCAATTCTAGGTGTGATGATGGTTAACGCATTGGCTGGCAGCGATCGTATCTTAATCCCGGTACAGACTGAGTTCTTAGCAATGAAGGGCTTGGAGCGTATGATTCGAACTTTAGCTATCATGCAGAAGTCACGTAAAACACCGTTTAAGGTGACAATAGTCCCAACGATGTACGACAAGCGAACCAAAGCATCATTGCAAACATTAACTCAGCTTAAAGACGATTATCCAAATCAAGTTTGGACATCTGCTGTTCCTATTGATACTAAGTTTCGAGATGCGAGCTTAAAACGCTTGCCTGCATCTCATTTTGCATCGGGTAGCCGTGGTGTATTTGCTTATAAACAGCTGCTTATTTATCTCGAAAGGCTGGCGATAAATGAGCGCGAATAA
- a CDS encoding chemotaxis protein CheW: MSHMSEVEVRKDQTNDEVLQWVTFQLEEETYGINVMQVREVLRYSEIAPVPGAPDYVLGIINLRGNVVTVIDTRSRFGLMQGEITDNTRIIVIESERQVIGILVDSVAEVVYLRSSEIDTTPSVGTDESAKFIQGVSNRDGKLLILVDLNKLLSEDEWDEMAHL, from the coding sequence ATGTCTCATATGAGTGAAGTTGAAGTAAGAAAAGATCAAACGAATGATGAAGTACTTCAATGGGTGACATTTCAGCTAGAAGAAGAAACTTACGGCATCAATGTAATGCAAGTACGTGAAGTACTGCGTTACAGCGAAATTGCTCCAGTACCGGGTGCTCCAGACTACGTTCTAGGTATTATCAACCTGCGTGGTAATGTTGTTACTGTTATCGACACTCGTTCTCGCTTTGGTTTGATGCAAGGTGAAATCACAGATAACACTCGTATCATCGTTATTGAGTCTGAACGCCAAGTTATCGGTATTCTCGTTGATAGCGTTGCTGAAGTGGTTTACTTACGTTCTTCTGAGATCGATACGACACCAAGTGTTGGTACTGATGAAAGCGCTAAGTTCATCCAAGGTGTTAGTAACCGTGATGGCAAGCTGCTTATCTTAGTAGATCTAAACAAACTACTAAGCGAAGACGAATGGGATGAGATGGCTCATCTGTAA
- the ccmA gene encoding cytochrome c biogenesis heme-transporting ATPase CcmA, producing the protein MLEVSNLTAIRDDRVLFESLSFQLKPGELVQVEGRNGTGKTTLLRIITGLGDRDEGTISWDGESIESSRDTYHQNLLFLGHQTGVKRELSAYENLSFYQSIHSGGTTKEELYHALAQVGLAGREDVPAGQLSAGQQRRVALARLWLSKQMLWILDEPLTAIDKQGVKVLESLFSQHADNGGIVLLTTHQDMFADSPKLRKIKLGD; encoded by the coding sequence ATGCTAGAAGTCTCAAATTTAACTGCTATTCGTGACGACAGGGTTCTGTTTGAATCGTTGTCTTTTCAATTGAAACCAGGTGAACTGGTTCAAGTTGAAGGTCGAAACGGTACCGGGAAAACGACACTCCTTAGGATTATTACTGGCTTAGGCGACCGAGATGAAGGCACTATTTCTTGGGATGGTGAATCCATTGAATCGAGTCGAGACACGTATCATCAAAATTTACTCTTTCTTGGGCATCAAACTGGCGTTAAACGCGAGTTAAGCGCTTATGAAAATCTAAGCTTTTATCAATCGATTCACAGCGGTGGAACGACGAAGGAAGAGCTTTACCACGCGTTAGCTCAAGTCGGCCTTGCTGGTCGAGAGGATGTGCCCGCAGGTCAACTTTCTGCGGGTCAACAGCGCCGTGTGGCACTGGCACGCCTTTGGTTGAGTAAGCAAATGTTGTGGATTTTAGACGAACCGCTGACTGCGATCGATAAGCAGGGCGTAAAAGTTCTGGAATCTCTATTTTCTCAGCATGCAGATAACGGTGGTATTGTGTTGTTAACTACCCACCAAGATATGTTTGCTGATAGCCCGAAACTAAGAAAAATAAAGTTGGGTGATTAA
- a CDS encoding protein-glutamate methylesterase/protein-glutamine glutaminase, whose protein sequence is MAIKVLVVDDSSFFRRRVSEIINSEARLEVIDVAVNGKEAVEKAKQLRPDVITMDIEMPVMDGITAVREIMAASPTPILMFSSLTHDGARATLDALDAGALDFLPKKFEDIARNRDDAVALLQQRVIQIAAKRAFMRRAPIAPRATTTPATTSTPLRQPISAAASTVKPVAASTAKFRASGKKYQLTAIGTSTGGPVALQKILTRIPAHYPHPIVLVQHMPATFTAAFASRLNTLCKIEVREAQDGDVLKPGVAYLAPGGKQMMVDGRAGSARLRIIDGGDRMNYKPCVDVTFGSAAKIYGDKVLSMILTGMGADGREGSRMLKTAGSTIWAQDEDSCVVYGMPQAVAKAGISTEDLPLDRIAERILVEVGLA, encoded by the coding sequence ATGGCGATTAAAGTATTAGTCGTTGATGATTCGAGTTTCTTTCGTCGTCGCGTTAGCGAGATCATCAACTCAGAGGCTCGCCTAGAAGTCATTGATGTAGCAGTAAACGGTAAAGAAGCGGTTGAGAAAGCGAAACAGCTAAGACCTGACGTAATCACGATGGACATCGAAATGCCTGTCATGGACGGCATAACTGCCGTTCGTGAAATCATGGCAGCGTCTCCAACGCCTATTTTGATGTTCTCTTCGTTGACGCATGATGGAGCGAGAGCAACGTTAGATGCGTTAGACGCAGGTGCTCTAGACTTCCTACCTAAGAAGTTTGAAGACATCGCACGTAACCGTGATGATGCTGTTGCATTACTTCAACAACGTGTGATTCAGATTGCAGCAAAACGTGCGTTTATGCGCCGTGCTCCTATTGCGCCACGAGCTACAACTACACCAGCAACAACTTCGACACCATTGCGCCAACCGATTTCAGCCGCAGCTTCGACAGTGAAACCAGTGGCTGCATCGACAGCGAAATTCAGAGCTTCTGGTAAAAAGTATCAATTGACGGCAATTGGTACGTCTACTGGTGGCCCTGTTGCACTACAGAAAATTTTGACGCGTATTCCAGCACACTATCCACACCCAATTGTGTTAGTTCAGCATATGCCAGCAACTTTTACCGCTGCATTTGCCAGCCGATTGAATACCTTGTGTAAGATTGAAGTTCGCGAAGCGCAAGACGGAGATGTGTTGAAACCTGGAGTGGCTTATCTTGCTCCTGGCGGCAAGCAGATGATGGTTGATGGCCGCGCTGGGTCTGCACGCTTAAGAATTATTGATGGCGGCGACCGTATGAACTACAAACCATGTGTGGATGTTACTTTCGGTTCTGCTGCGAAGATCTACGGCGACAAAGTCTTGTCTATGATCCTGACCGGTATGGGCGCAGATGGTCGAGAAGGTTCGCGTATGTTGAAAACTGCGGGCTCGACAATTTGGGCACAAGACGAAGATAGCTGTGTTGTATATGGTATGCCTCAAGCTGTAGCAAAAGCTGGCATTTCTACTGAAGACCTCCCTCTAGACCGCATTGCGGAAAGGATCTTGGTTGAAGTTGGGTTAGCTTAG
- the ccmB gene encoding heme exporter protein CcmB — protein MISSMTTIIRRELLIAFRRQADIFNPLWFFIIVITLFPLSIGPEPNLLARIAAGIVWVAALLSALLSLERLFRDDFQDGALEQMMLMSIPLQLVVLSKVIAHWLLTGLPLILISPLLAVLLSLDFDTWLSVVLTLLVGAPALSFIGAIGVALTVGLQKGGVLLSLLILPLYIPILIFATSAIDAAALGVAYNGQLAVLGAMLMGAMTLTPFAISAALRVSVN, from the coding sequence ATGATCTCTTCAATGACCACTATTATTCGACGTGAACTGCTGATTGCGTTTCGACGTCAAGCGGATATTTTTAACCCTCTGTGGTTCTTCATTATTGTTATTACCCTTTTTCCTTTAAGTATTGGCCCTGAGCCAAACTTACTTGCGCGTATTGCCGCAGGTATTGTTTGGGTGGCTGCGCTGCTTTCTGCGTTGCTCTCTTTAGAACGCCTATTTCGCGACGATTTTCAAGATGGTGCCCTTGAGCAGATGATGCTGATGTCCATCCCGTTGCAGTTGGTAGTCTTGTCCAAGGTCATAGCGCACTGGTTATTGACCGGGTTACCATTAATTTTGATCAGCCCCTTGTTGGCTGTATTGCTGTCTTTAGATTTCGATACTTGGTTATCGGTTGTGTTAACGTTATTGGTTGGTGCACCAGCATTGAGCTTTATCGGTGCGATTGGTGTGGCTTTAACGGTAGGACTACAAAAAGGCGGTGTGCTTTTAAGTCTGCTTATTTTGCCGTTGTATATCCCAATTCTTATATTTGCAACATCAGCGATTGATGCGGCAGCACTGGGCGTTGCGTATAACGGTCAATTAGCGGTGCTTGGGGCGATGTTGATGGGTGCGATGACTTTGACTCCTTTTGCGATCAGTGCCGCACTTAGAGTGAGTGTGAACTGA
- the ccmD gene encoding heme exporter protein CcmD, with protein sequence MYFESLSDFFAMGGYASYVWSAFGITFLAMIVLLVVSVRSGKQLLSEVQAKIDRQARIDAAKNMENTL encoded by the coding sequence ATGTATTTTGAATCTTTGAGTGATTTCTTTGCCATGGGTGGCTACGCCTCATATGTATGGAGTGCATTTGGAATCACTTTCCTCGCGATGATCGTCTTACTGGTGGTAAGCGTTCGTAGTGGTAAGCAATTACTTAGTGAAGTACAAGCTAAGATTGATCGTCAAGCTCGTATCGATGCAGCAAAAAATATGGAGAACACTCTATGA